One Pseudodesulfovibrio cashew DNA window includes the following coding sequences:
- a CDS encoding TetR/AcrR family transcriptional regulator, giving the protein MSKKEKILIAAQELFARYGYAGTTMKMVAEQANVASGLVFHYFDSKENLFMVAGSELVDTMIMVLRDKIADCRNGYEAMGTFVRAYLDFTVSNEKTFPTLIRCSPFSDDNPDLDRKKIGAKFRQLIDIIEEILRSGIEDGSIVDLPVTQTAFMVYGNIVGAVRTRFLTPYDVHGLYDEACDFVLRSVGSSASLNS; this is encoded by the coding sequence CTGTCGAAAAAGGAAAAAATACTGATTGCCGCCCAGGAGCTTTTTGCCCGGTATGGTTATGCCGGCACCACTATGAAGATGGTCGCCGAACAGGCCAACGTGGCGTCTGGTTTGGTTTTTCACTATTTTGACAGTAAGGAGAACCTGTTCATGGTCGCGGGAAGCGAGTTGGTGGACACCATGATCATGGTTTTGCGGGACAAAATAGCCGATTGTCGCAATGGCTACGAGGCCATGGGGACCTTTGTCAGGGCATACCTGGATTTCACCGTTAGCAATGAGAAGACTTTTCCCACACTGATTCGTTGTTCTCCTTTCAGTGATGACAATCCCGATCTAGACCGTAAGAAGATTGGTGCCAAGTTTAGGCAGTTGATTGATATAATTGAAGAAATATTGAGAAGTGGCATAGAGGACGGATCCATTGTAGACCTGCCCGTCACGCAGACAGCCTTCATGGTCTACGGCAATATCGTCGGCGCGGTCCGCACACGTTTTTTGACTCCCTATGACGTCCACGGACTGTATGACGAGGCTTGCGATTTCGTTCTGCGGAGTGTCGGGTCTTCCGCTTCGCTCAATTCCTGA
- a CDS encoding SufB/SufD family protein yields the protein MSNVDLSDFKFDGLKQDALTDLTALSQEDKDQLLMAGVVSDLSTRSATYLQMDQSSVHCKSMDENVEIMDIKEAIEKYDGLTEYLWTLVDKDKDEYTRSAYDNLHGGYFIRVKAGAKIKDPIQSCLMLKSENVGQNVHNLVIIEEGAEAHIITGCSVAHGTKAGAHLGISEFFVEKDASLTFTMVHNWGEDVAVRPRSAGVVKEGGKFLSNYVLMKPVKDLQMYPSITMAGENSVARFNSVIVATEGSHLDMGNRVIMDAPNTRCEIIARTISTGGTIINRGHIGAHHVPSKGHLECQGLILGEGRIWAIPELDGTLEGVELSHEASVGKIAQEEIEYLMARGMDEDEATSTIVRGFLNTDIMGLPEKLQVAIDRQIEELQSSDAM from the coding sequence ATGAGTAACGTTGATCTTTCCGATTTCAAATTTGATGGCCTGAAGCAGGATGCCCTGACCGACCTTACGGCCTTGTCCCAGGAGGACAAGGACCAACTCCTCATGGCGGGCGTGGTTTCCGACCTTTCCACCCGTTCCGCCACATACCTGCAGATGGACCAGTCTTCGGTGCATTGTAAGTCCATGGACGAGAATGTCGAGATCATGGACATCAAAGAGGCCATCGAGAAGTACGACGGCCTCACCGAGTACCTCTGGACGCTCGTGGACAAGGACAAGGACGAGTATACCCGTTCCGCCTACGATAATCTTCACGGTGGCTATTTCATTCGCGTCAAGGCCGGGGCCAAGATCAAGGACCCGATCCAGTCCTGTCTCATGCTCAAGTCCGAGAACGTGGGCCAGAACGTCCATAACCTCGTGATCATCGAGGAAGGTGCCGAGGCGCACATCATTACCGGCTGTTCCGTGGCACACGGCACCAAGGCCGGGGCGCATCTCGGTATCTCCGAGTTTTTCGTCGAGAAGGACGCCTCCCTCACCTTCACCATGGTGCACAACTGGGGCGAGGACGTGGCTGTGCGTCCGCGCTCCGCCGGGGTGGTCAAGGAAGGGGGCAAGTTCCTCTCCAACTACGTACTGATGAAGCCCGTCAAGGACCTTCAGATGTACCCGAGCATCACCATGGCCGGGGAAAACTCCGTAGCAAGGTTCAATTCCGTTATCGTGGCCACCGAGGGCTCCCATCTCGACATGGGCAATCGCGTAATCATGGATGCGCCCAACACGCGATGTGAGATCATCGCCCGGACCATCTCCACCGGTGGGACCATCATCAACCGGGGTCACATCGGCGCCCACCATGTCCCGAGCAAGGGGCACCTGGAATGTCAGGGGCTCATCCTCGGCGAAGGCCGCATCTGGGCCATCCCCGAACTGGACGGCACCCTCGAAGGCGTGGAGTTGTCTCATGAGGCCTCGGTCGGCAAGATCGCTCAGGAAGAGATTGAATATCTCATGGCGCGCGGCATGGACGAGGACGAAGCGACCTCAACCATCGTGCGCGGCTTCCTCAATACCGACATCATGGGATTGCCTGAGAAGCTCCAGGTAGCCATTGATCGCCAGATTGAGGAGTTGCAGTCCTCTGATGCCATGTAA
- a CDS encoding ABC transporter ATP-binding protein codes for MLTIEDLHVNIGDKTVLKGINLQINEGETFILFGPNGSGKTSLLMTLMGFAGYDITQGRITFKGEDITSAPMYERARLGIGMSFQRPPTIHGLRTRHLVQMCARKGSVNPDALAEIVNMTDFLDRDINAGFSGGEIKRSELLQLMAQQPDLVLFDEPESGVDMENMQLVGKVARHVLDGNYHANMDLSLKERKERINTSGLIITHTGYILDYVNADRGQVLFNGHLCCEGRPRDILDHIREHGYQECVRCMN; via the coding sequence ATGCTGACCATTGAAGACTTGCATGTCAACATCGGCGATAAGACCGTCCTTAAGGGGATCAATCTCCAGATCAACGAGGGCGAAACATTCATTCTTTTCGGGCCAAACGGTTCCGGCAAGACCTCTCTGCTCATGACCTTGATGGGCTTTGCCGGTTACGATATTACCCAAGGCCGTATTACCTTCAAGGGTGAGGACATTACCTCAGCCCCCATGTATGAGCGCGCCAGGCTGGGCATCGGCATGTCATTCCAGCGCCCGCCGACCATTCATGGCCTGCGTACCCGCCACCTGGTGCAAATGTGCGCCCGAAAAGGGTCGGTCAACCCGGACGCTTTGGCCGAGATCGTCAACATGACCGACTTCCTCGATCGTGATATCAACGCGGGCTTCTCCGGCGGTGAAATCAAGCGTTCCGAGCTGCTCCAGCTCATGGCCCAGCAGCCGGACCTGGTGCTCTTTGATGAGCCCGAATCAGGCGTGGACATGGAAAATATGCAGCTTGTGGGCAAGGTCGCCCGCCATGTGCTTGATGGCAACTATCATGCAAATATGGATTTGAGTCTCAAGGAGCGCAAAGAGCGCATCAACACCTCCGGGCTCATCATCACCCACACGGGATATATTCTGGATTACGTCAACGCCGACCGCGGTCAGGTCCTGTTTAACGGACATCTCTGCTGCGAAGGGCGTCCCCGCGATATCCTCGATCACATCCGCGAGCACGGCTATCAAGAGTGCGTGCGCTGCATGAATTAG
- a CDS encoding Smr/MutS family protein: MGKKKRIQNLSQLKDLKLKKDKDDAYTLPYEKKARPDAAETERNEPADEELFMAAMHGVKNLEGGGRQVTPAQQPAATALSVDPEERARNDLQRFLRGEVEFELEYTEEYMYGYVRGLDIKTFQQLKAGALSVEAHLDLHGMTSVQARDSLHFFIRESYMQGHRCVLVVTGRGHNSPGGQSVLRRETEGWLTRDPLKRVVLAFCTAQAKDGGAGAIYVLLRKQKKTQGKITWDKMANWDEMP; the protein is encoded by the coding sequence ATGGGCAAGAAAAAAAGGATACAAAACCTGAGCCAGCTCAAGGACCTGAAGCTGAAAAAAGACAAGGACGACGCCTACACCCTACCCTACGAGAAAAAGGCCCGACCCGATGCAGCGGAAACCGAGCGGAACGAACCAGCTGACGAAGAACTATTCATGGCGGCCATGCATGGAGTCAAAAACCTCGAAGGCGGCGGACGCCAGGTTACCCCGGCCCAGCAGCCCGCCGCGACGGCCCTTAGCGTCGACCCCGAGGAAAGAGCCAGAAACGACCTGCAACGCTTCCTGCGAGGCGAGGTCGAGTTCGAATTGGAGTACACCGAAGAGTACATGTACGGATACGTCCGAGGGCTCGACATCAAGACATTTCAACAGCTCAAGGCAGGAGCTCTGAGCGTGGAGGCCCATCTGGACCTGCACGGGATGACATCTGTCCAGGCAAGGGACAGTCTGCACTTCTTCATCAGGGAATCCTACATGCAGGGACACCGTTGCGTCCTGGTGGTTACGGGTCGGGGACACAACTCCCCCGGCGGCCAGTCGGTGCTCCGGCGCGAGACCGAAGGCTGGCTGACACGCGATCCGCTCAAACGGGTGGTGCTGGCCTTTTGCACGGCCCAGGCCAAGGACGGCGGGGCCGGGGCAATCTATGTCCTGCTCCGGAAGCAGAAAAAAACCCAGGGAAAGATCACCTGGGACAAGATGGCAAACTGGGATGAGATGCCCTGA
- a CDS encoding chemotaxis protein CheW, giving the protein MTDDVLKDINQFLTFTLGKEIFALDIGTVREVLELTSITKIPRTPEFMRGVINLRGHAVPVVDMRLKLGMSKGEDTVDTCIIIVEIEFDGEFTVMGALVDSVREVFEMTPDTIEPAPKMGAAINAEYIKGMGRQNEQFIIIIDINKIFSADELAMAKEMAGLGGGAEQMPAEDASAAVITL; this is encoded by the coding sequence ATGACTGATGATGTGTTGAAAGATATCAATCAATTTTTGACTTTCACCCTTGGCAAGGAAATCTTCGCTCTGGACATCGGAACGGTCCGTGAAGTTCTGGAATTGACTTCCATCACCAAAATTCCGCGTACCCCCGAGTTCATGCGCGGGGTCATCAACCTGCGCGGCCATGCGGTCCCCGTCGTGGACATGCGGCTCAAGCTCGGCATGTCCAAGGGCGAGGATACGGTGGACACCTGTATCATCATCGTAGAGATTGAATTCGACGGCGAATTCACCGTGATGGGCGCACTGGTCGATTCCGTTCGCGAGGTCTTCGAAATGACGCCGGATACCATCGAGCCTGCCCCGAAGATGGGTGCCGCCATCAATGCGGAATACATCAAGGGTATGGGCCGCCAGAACGAGCAGTTCATCATCATCATCGACATCAACAAGATCTTCTCTGCCGATGAGCTGGCCATGGCCAAGGAAATGGCCGGACTGGGCGGTGGAGCCGAGCAGATGCCCGCCGAGGACGCGTCCGCAGCCGTCATCACCCTGTAA
- a CDS encoding Lon protease family protein yields the protein MPTAKMPTEVPVEDLKWKLDFKTVGFETTDDLEPQTEIIGQQRGVEAFRFGMGMIKKGYNIFVTGQPGTGRLSSVRKLLSEMANKNETPNDLCYVNNFKHPEAPILLRFKYGEGSRFKKDVQTFLDAVKREAPQLFESEAYIARKNEIAEAHEKKILSFYKAIEDQVKDTGLVVVRMQMGPIQRPDVLPLVDGEPKRMIELEEMVGNGRFPKDEFERLRDKRLELKEEIDTIVQELKDLQKEVRKKHEEVDRLMFTALAQDFIKPLREAYPDEKVLKYLDSVLENMADDLDNIKALGGPPKQGPIPGMLFAGPSPEMVFQPYQVNLLVDNTELEGPPVIVESYPTYRNLFGSIERVQDRSGGWHTDYTKIKAGSFVKANGGYLVINLMDAIFEPGVWQTLKRSLKTEKIEIETFDPYYFISATGLKPEPIAMQVKVVVLGSPYLYAMLRHYDEDVPKIFKVRADYESSMDLTEDSVLQVARFIKAEVEKHDLKPFDVSGVSAVMEEAVRWAGRQEKISTSFPAMADLLSEADYFASRSGAGTVGDEHVKEAVEAKRYRSNQVEERIQEMIDRGSLFVDTDGEVVGQVNGLAVYSMGDYAFGKPARITAVTSLGKEGIINIEREADMSGPTHNKGMLILSGFLRSRFAQDKPLSLAASIAFEQSYGGIDGDSASSTELYALLSSLSGKPLRQDVAVTGSVNQYGEVQPIGGVNQKIEGFYLCCKHAGLTGRQGVMIPKPNVKDLMLRDEVVEAVREGKFHIWAVESIDEGIEILTGAKAGVRGKTGKYPKNSINALVDDKLRSLADQLIAFGKEDENGKKKASAKKKAPAKKK from the coding sequence ATGCCCACCGCTAAAATGCCTACAGAAGTTCCTGTTGAAGACTTGAAGTGGAAGCTTGATTTCAAGACGGTAGGGTTCGAGACCACCGACGACCTTGAGCCGCAGACCGAGATCATCGGTCAGCAGCGGGGTGTCGAGGCCTTTCGTTTCGGTATGGGGATGATCAAGAAAGGGTACAATATCTTTGTGACCGGCCAGCCGGGAACCGGGCGGCTATCATCCGTTCGGAAACTCCTCAGCGAGATGGCAAACAAGAACGAGACACCGAACGACCTCTGTTACGTTAACAACTTCAAGCATCCAGAAGCACCTATTCTGCTGCGTTTCAAATACGGTGAAGGGAGCCGGTTTAAAAAGGATGTGCAGACATTTCTGGATGCGGTGAAGCGCGAGGCCCCCCAGCTTTTCGAGAGCGAGGCGTACATCGCCAGGAAAAATGAGATCGCCGAGGCCCATGAAAAGAAGATTCTGAGTTTTTACAAGGCTATCGAGGATCAGGTTAAGGACACCGGTTTGGTGGTCGTCCGCATGCAGATGGGGCCGATTCAGCGCCCCGACGTCCTGCCGCTGGTTGATGGTGAGCCAAAGCGTATGATCGAACTGGAGGAGATGGTCGGGAACGGGCGTTTCCCCAAGGACGAATTCGAGCGCTTGCGTGACAAGCGCCTTGAGCTCAAGGAGGAAATCGACACCATCGTGCAGGAACTCAAGGACTTGCAGAAGGAAGTCCGCAAAAAGCACGAAGAGGTTGATCGCCTCATGTTCACGGCCTTGGCTCAGGATTTCATCAAGCCTCTTCGGGAGGCGTATCCTGACGAAAAGGTTTTGAAGTACCTGGATAGCGTGTTGGAGAACATGGCTGATGATCTGGACAACATCAAGGCTCTGGGCGGTCCCCCCAAGCAGGGGCCCATCCCGGGCATGTTGTTCGCGGGGCCTTCGCCGGAAATGGTGTTTCAGCCCTATCAAGTCAATCTGCTTGTGGATAATACCGAGCTGGAAGGGCCGCCGGTCATTGTCGAGTCGTATCCCACCTATCGCAATCTGTTTGGCAGCATCGAAAGGGTGCAGGACCGCTCAGGCGGCTGGCATACCGATTACACCAAGATCAAGGCCGGGTCGTTCGTCAAGGCCAATGGCGGATACCTTGTCATCAATTTGATGGACGCCATTTTCGAGCCCGGAGTGTGGCAGACCCTCAAGCGTTCGCTCAAGACCGAGAAGATTGAGATCGAAACCTTCGACCCGTACTATTTTATCAGTGCCACCGGGTTGAAGCCCGAGCCTATTGCCATGCAGGTCAAGGTGGTGGTTTTAGGCAGCCCCTACCTGTATGCCATGCTCCGCCATTATGACGAGGACGTGCCGAAAATATTCAAGGTACGCGCCGACTACGAATCGAGCATGGATCTGACAGAGGACTCCGTTTTGCAGGTGGCCAGGTTCATCAAGGCCGAGGTGGAAAAACACGACTTGAAGCCGTTCGACGTGAGCGGAGTTTCCGCTGTGATGGAAGAAGCGGTCCGCTGGGCAGGACGGCAGGAAAAGATCTCTACGTCATTTCCGGCCATGGCCGATTTGTTGAGCGAGGCCGATTACTTTGCTTCGCGGAGCGGGGCCGGGACAGTAGGTGACGAGCACGTCAAGGAGGCGGTCGAGGCCAAGCGCTATCGCTCCAACCAGGTGGAGGAGCGGATTCAGGAGATGATCGACCGCGGCAGCCTGTTCGTCGATACGGATGGCGAAGTCGTTGGTCAGGTCAATGGTCTGGCCGTCTATTCGATGGGGGATTACGCATTTGGCAAACCCGCTCGCATAACCGCCGTCACTTCGCTCGGGAAGGAAGGAATAATAAACATCGAGCGTGAGGCGGACATGTCCGGCCCCACGCACAACAAGGGGATGCTTATTCTTTCCGGGTTCCTGAGGAGCAGGTTCGCGCAGGACAAGCCGTTGTCGCTTGCGGCCAGCATTGCCTTCGAGCAGTCGTACGGCGGCATAGACGGCGATTCGGCGTCTTCTACCGAGCTGTACGCGCTGTTGTCGAGCCTGTCGGGCAAGCCACTCCGTCAGGACGTGGCCGTCACCGGGTCCGTCAACCAGTATGGCGAGGTACAGCCCATAGGCGGGGTGAACCAGAAGATCGAAGGGTTCTATCTCTGCTGCAAGCATGCCGGACTGACCGGCAGGCAGGGCGTGATGATTCCGAAACCCAACGTCAAGGACCTGATGTTGCGTGACGAAGTGGTCGAGGCTGTCCGCGAGGGCAAGTTCCACATTTGGGCTGTGGAGAGCATCGATGAAGGCATCGAGATATTGACTGGTGCAAAGGCGGGAGTTCGCGGAAAGACCGGGAAATATCCCAAGAATTCCATTAATGCACTTGTGGATGACAAGCTCAGGAGTCTTGCCGATCAACTGATCGCCTTCGGAAAGGAAGACGAGAATGGGAAAAAGAAGGCTTCAGCGAAAAAGAAGGCTCCGGCCAAGAAAAAGTAA
- a CDS encoding Hsp20/alpha crystallin family protein, whose protein sequence is MADLKRWSRDEISRMRKEMDRLFDDLCVDFDLPAMFCRMAGDLDLREEGNALVVRLELGNINPDNVDVSVFERRLIISVNSTAQNGSRIENHVFRKEIRLPCIVQPKDVNAEFKNGVLEVRLPKCPTQIGQLVKIIRR, encoded by the coding sequence ATGGCTGATTTGAAGCGTTGGAGTCGGGATGAAATATCCCGCATGCGCAAGGAGATGGATCGGTTGTTCGACGACCTGTGCGTTGATTTCGATTTGCCGGCCATGTTTTGCCGTATGGCTGGCGACCTCGATCTCCGGGAAGAGGGGAATGCCCTGGTGGTCAGGCTGGAACTGGGAAATATCAACCCGGACAACGTGGACGTTTCCGTTTTCGAGCGCCGATTGATCATTTCCGTGAACAGTACGGCTCAGAACGGGAGCCGTATCGAGAATCATGTTTTTCGTAAGGAGATTAGGTTGCCCTGCATTGTCCAGCCCAAGGACGTCAATGCGGAGTTCAAGAATGGCGTCCTAGAGGTGCGCCTTCCCAAATGTCCGACCCAGATCGGCCAGCTTGTCAAAATAATCAGGAGATAG
- a CDS encoding flagellin — MALTDLEKSLLYDYSQQLLQQDMLTNQLFASSKVGQDLRSLVLGEPVRAQTFTNPFEEAISGTLRSDAQSTRQASRNVGEAASMMGIASSSMATIVDTLEEMEDMIADIEAGTLDATSSVVQGDFDDLRDKITGLISSTDYNGIYVLDSSQWGTEQITSTGEVHIQSNEGDGFNINFNAVDSGSGSVDWADLSGAALDGSLATQKSYVDNLKQWASSIADIYDSKEDSLVSQQLQLESQAQLLDNAAQMRKPSDPDYSLEKLLADLIVRNTGTIIDTDG; from the coding sequence ATGGCACTGACCGATTTGGAAAAGAGTCTGCTCTATGATTATTCGCAGCAACTGCTTCAGCAGGATATGCTGACGAATCAGTTGTTTGCGTCCTCCAAGGTGGGGCAGGATCTGCGTTCATTGGTATTGGGGGAACCCGTTCGCGCGCAGACTTTCACCAACCCCTTTGAAGAGGCCATCAGCGGAACTCTCCGGTCCGACGCCCAATCCACCCGCCAGGCGAGCCGCAACGTGGGCGAGGCCGCGTCCATGATGGGCATCGCCAGCAGTTCCATGGCTACTATCGTGGATACTCTGGAGGAGATGGAGGATATGATCGCCGATATCGAGGCAGGCACTCTGGATGCCACCAGTTCTGTGGTGCAGGGTGACTTTGACGACCTTCGCGACAAGATTACTGGCCTCATTTCTTCCACGGATTACAACGGAATATATGTGTTGGACAGCAGCCAGTGGGGAACCGAGCAGATAACCTCGACAGGCGAGGTCCACATCCAGTCCAACGAGGGCGATGGCTTCAACATCAATTTTAACGCCGTGGACTCCGGTTCCGGCTCCGTGGACTGGGCGGATCTCAGCGGCGCGGCCCTGGACGGCTCCCTGGCTACGCAGAAAAGCTATGTGGACAACCTCAAGCAGTGGGCCAGCTCCATCGCGGACATTTACGATTCCAAGGAGGACTCGCTTGTCAGTCAACAGTTGCAGCTTGAGAGCCAGGCGCAGCTGCTGGATAACGCCGCACAGATGCGCAAGCCCTCCGACCCCGATTACTCCCTGGAAAAATTGTTGGCGGACCTAATCGTTAGAAACACCGGGACAATCATCGATACAGACGGCTGA
- a CDS encoding glycosyltransferase yields MRILNLDGHYFVNAFRKLGHEVLWLGPFSGCDLQLTHTLSLSDLLNVLAQRDFRPELIVWADICRPPSVLGFENLPAITIGYSIDQYCNPWHTPFSAAFDVMMLAQKDYLPGFREANIGNDLQWQPLFCNPLKDKDLGLERDIPASFVGTVTGSINRERKIFLDHFKRVYPLFVTQGNYVPVYNRSRIVLNQSAAGELNFRIFEAMACGAAMLTEDTSNGLREMFIEGEDILLYPRGNPAAAAEIARTALADPERLARIAAQGRRKVLSTHSSTVRARHILNCAKDVAASGPTWRRRHPETARKTLGNAYLMLALDTEFGLTLEQREFYAAIGQKMINQSKR; encoded by the coding sequence TTGCGTATACTCAACCTGGACGGACACTATTTCGTGAACGCGTTCCGCAAGCTCGGCCATGAGGTTCTCTGGCTAGGCCCGTTCTCCGGTTGTGACCTCCAGCTAACGCACACGCTCTCCCTGTCCGACCTCCTGAACGTGCTCGCCCAGCGGGACTTCCGCCCCGAACTGATTGTCTGGGCGGACATATGCAGGCCGCCATCCGTGCTCGGTTTCGAGAATCTGCCCGCCATCACCATCGGCTACTCCATCGATCAGTATTGCAACCCATGGCACACCCCGTTCAGTGCAGCCTTCGACGTCATGATGCTGGCCCAGAAGGACTACCTGCCTGGGTTCAGGGAGGCCAATATCGGCAACGACCTGCAATGGCAGCCACTGTTCTGCAATCCGCTCAAGGACAAGGACCTTGGCCTGGAGCGGGACATCCCGGCCTCCTTCGTAGGGACCGTAACCGGGTCCATCAACCGAGAGCGCAAAATATTTCTCGATCATTTCAAGCGCGTCTATCCTCTCTTCGTAACCCAGGGAAACTACGTGCCCGTCTACAACCGCAGCAGAATAGTGCTCAATCAGAGTGCGGCCGGGGAACTTAACTTCCGCATTTTCGAAGCCATGGCCTGCGGCGCGGCCATGCTGACGGAGGATACGAGCAACGGGCTGCGCGAAATGTTCATTGAGGGCGAAGACATTCTGCTCTACCCGCGGGGCAACCCGGCGGCAGCCGCGGAAATCGCCAGAACAGCTCTGGCCGACCCGGAAAGGCTGGCACGAATAGCAGCGCAAGGTAGAAGAAAAGTTCTGTCCACCCACTCCTCGACCGTCAGGGCCAGACACATCCTAAACTGCGCGAAAGACGTCGCCGCATCAGGCCCGACCTGGAGACGGCGTCACCCTGAAACGGCGCGAAAGACCCTGGGAAACGCCTACCTCATGCTGGCGCTGGACACGGAGTTTGGCCTCACTCTCGAACAACGGGAATTCTACGCCGCAATCGGCCAGAAGATGATCAACCAATCCAAAAGATGA
- the ilvN gene encoding acetolactate synthase small subunit: MCKQTVLELRVNNHPGVMSHICGLFARRAYNVEGIACMPVNGGTTSKIWLLVNKESNLDQMVKQVDKLEDVLEVERHDNGHEVFSKMTEFVQ; the protein is encoded by the coding sequence ATGTGTAAGCAGACCGTTCTCGAACTCAGGGTGAATAATCATCCGGGCGTCATGTCCCATATCTGCGGCCTGTTCGCGCGCCGCGCCTACAATGTGGAAGGCATCGCCTGCATGCCGGTCAACGGGGGCACGACAAGCAAGATCTGGCTCCTTGTAAACAAGGAATCCAATCTGGACCAAATGGTCAAGCAGGTAGACAAACTGGAGGACGTGCTGGAAGTCGAGCGCCATGACAACGGGCACGAGGTCTTTTCGAAAATGACGGAATTCGTCCAATAG
- the ilvB gene encoding acetolactate synthase large subunit, which translates to MKFSGAEIIVKLLERQGITTIAGIPGGANLPMYDALGQSEKIKHILTRHEQGAGFIAQGMARVSGQPAVFFATSGPGATNTLTAIADAKLDSIPVICITGQVPLSMIGTDAFQEVDTYGLSVPITKHNYLVRSVEELLHVIPNAFRLAASGRPGPVVIDVPKDVQTAILEFDEWPAPGRRDPGPELIPAEVERAAAMINAAEKPLLYLGGGVIQSGTSGDVLALAEKGNIPTVLTLMGLGILPHDHPLNLGMLGMHGARYTNMAMEECDLLIAAGVRFDDRATGKVAEFCPNAKIVHIDIDPSELDKIKTATASVTGDIADILNMLLPLVDRQARADWMERVASLKAACPMIVPDADNPASPYGVILRAAELAGNDAIVATDVGQHQMRTAQVYPFEQPRQWLTSGGLGTMGFGMPAAIGAALAAPDKTVLCFTGDGSIMMNIQDLATAMENNVNIKIILTNNNALGLVRQQQDLFYGKRYYASDYARRVDFVKIAEGFGIATYDFEQCEDPAALLAEAMATPGPAFIHVPISPDEPVYPMVPPGAANCEMIGGEANV; encoded by the coding sequence ATGAAATTCAGCGGTGCGGAAATCATTGTCAAATTATTGGAGAGACAGGGGATTACGACTATCGCCGGTATCCCCGGCGGCGCGAACCTGCCCATGTACGACGCGCTCGGCCAGAGTGAAAAGATCAAGCACATTTTGACCCGGCATGAGCAGGGTGCCGGATTTATCGCCCAGGGCATGGCCCGGGTCAGCGGCCAGCCCGCCGTGTTCTTCGCTACTTCCGGACCAGGTGCGACCAATACCCTGACCGCCATCGCCGACGCCAAGCTCGACTCCATCCCTGTTATCTGCATCACCGGCCAGGTTCCGCTCTCCATGATCGGCACGGACGCCTTCCAGGAGGTCGATACATACGGCCTGAGCGTGCCCATCACCAAGCACAACTATCTTGTCCGTTCCGTGGAGGAACTGCTGCACGTCATCCCCAACGCCTTTCGTCTCGCTGCCTCCGGGCGTCCCGGCCCTGTGGTTATTGACGTGCCCAAGGACGTCCAGACCGCCATTCTGGAGTTCGATGAATGGCCAGCGCCGGGCCGTCGTGATCCCGGCCCGGAGCTTATCCCGGCAGAAGTGGAGCGCGCCGCCGCCATGATCAACGCGGCGGAGAAGCCTCTCCTGTACTTGGGCGGCGGTGTCATTCAATCCGGCACCTCCGGCGATGTTCTGGCTCTTGCGGAAAAGGGGAATATCCCCACGGTTCTGACTCTCATGGGCCTGGGCATCCTGCCTCACGATCACCCACTCAACCTCGGAATGCTCGGTATGCACGGCGCCCGCTATACCAACATGGCCATGGAGGAATGCGACCTGCTCATCGCTGCCGGTGTCCGTTTCGACGACAGAGCCACCGGTAAGGTCGCGGAGTTTTGTCCCAACGCCAAGATCGTGCATATCGACATTGACCCGAGCGAACTGGACAAGATCAAGACCGCCACGGCCTCGGTTACCGGCGACATTGCGGATATCCTGAATATGTTGCTCCCGTTGGTTGACCGGCAGGCCAGGGCCGACTGGATGGAGCGAGTCGCTTCGTTGAAGGCAGCGTGTCCCATGATCGTGCCCGATGCCGATAATCCTGCGTCTCCCTATGGCGTGATCCTTCGGGCCGCTGAATTGGCGGGCAATGACGCCATCGTGGCCACTGATGTGGGACAGCACCAGATGCGCACCGCCCAGGTTTATCCTTTTGAGCAGCCCCGCCAGTGGCTCACTTCCGGCGGACTCGGCACCATGGGCTTTGGTATGCCCGCGGCCATAGGCGCTGCCTTGGCCGCACCGGATAAGACCGTACTCTGTTTCACCGGCGACGGTTCGATAATGATGAACATTCAGGATCTGGCCACGGCTATGGAAAACAACGTCAATATCAAGATCATCCTGACCAACAACAACGCGCTGGGGCTGGTCCGCCAGCAGCAGGATCTGTTCTACGGCAAGCGCTATTATGCTTCCGACTATGCGCGCAGGGTGGATTTCGTAAAGATTGCCGAGGGATTCGGTATCGCTACCTATGATTTCGAGCAGTGCGAAGATCCGGCTGCCCTGTTGGCGGAAGCCATGGCTACGCCTGGGCCTGCCTTCATCCATGTGCCGATCAGTCCCGATGAACCCGTGTATCCAATGGTTCCTCCCGGAGCCGCCAATTGTGAAATGATCGGAGGTGAAGCCAATGTGTAA